The following DNA comes from Mycobacterium sp. MS1601.
AGCCGCCGCGGGTGCCGTGGCCGCCGTCATGGACCAGCTGGGAGCCGGCCGGGCGCACGTGGTGGGGCACCACTTCGGCGGGCTGGTGGCCTACCACCTGGCGGCATCGGCGCCGCGGCGGGTGCAGTCGCTGGTGCTGTCGTCCACACCCTTCATCGACGCCGCAGAGCGGGAGCGACGCCGCGACGCACCGCCTTTCAACGCCGTGACGGCGCGCTCGGACGGCGGACACCTGGCCCAACTCTGGCAGCGCCGCTGCGACTACCTGGCCCAGCTGGATCCGGCGGTGCTCGGCCGCTACGTCCGCGACGTGCTTGCACACCCGGATCCCGATCGTGGTCACGCCGCGGTGGCCGCCTACCACTCCGAAGCCGGTGTCGGACGTTACGCGGGCCCGGTGCTGTGCCTGGCCTCCGCGCGCGACCCGCGGGCTTTCGGCCGCAGGCATGCCATCCTGGCCGCGTTCCCGGGTGCCCGCGAACACGTGCTCGACGCCGGTGACATCTCCAGCCCGGAGACCTGTCCGGTCGAATTCGCCCAAGCCATACTGGATTTCCACGCCGAACTGGCGCTGCGGTGAACGCGGCCCAGATGCGTGCGGCCGTGCTGCGCGAGCGTGGCACCGGCCCGGAGCTGGCTCTGGAGCAGATCCCGGTGCCGGTACCGGGACCGGGGGAAGTGCTCGTCGAGGTGGCTGCCTTCAGTCTCAACAACGCCGAGATACTGCAGACCCGCGGAGCCATGCCGGCCCCGCCGGGCGGTGTGCCCGGCCTGGAGTGCGCGGGCACCGTGGTGCAGGTGGGCACCGAGGTGACTCGCTGGCACCACGGTGACCGGGTGGCGGCGCTGACCAGGGCGGGCTCGTACGCCGAGTACGTCGTGGTGCCCGCGGGCGCCTGCATCGCGGTACCCGACGACCTCGACCCGGTGGTGGCTGCCGCCATTCCGGAGGCTGCGGCCACCGCCTGGTGGAACCTGGTGCACCGCGGTCGCGCAGCGCCGGGGGACCGGGTGCTGGTGCACGGTGCGGCCGGCGGGGTCGGCACCATCGCCGTGCAACTGGCTGCCGCTCTGGGTGCCCAGGTGGTGGGCACCGCCCGCGGCCCGGTGAAGGCGGCGCTGTGCGCGGAGCTGGGGTGTGCCCATGTGCTCGACCACACCGGTGCGGACCTGTTCGCCGAACTGCGTGAGCTGGTGCCCGACGGGGTCGACATCGTGCTCGACAACCAGGGTGCGTCCACCCTCGAGGACAACCTCGCCGTGCTGGCACCGGGTGGACGCCTGGTGGTGATCGGGGTGGCCGGCGGTACGTCGGCGGTGCTGGACCTCGGGGTGCTGATGGCACGCGGCGTGGAGATCTCCTCGTCGAGCCTGGGGCGCCTGGATGACGAGATGAGGGCGGCGCTGTGCCGCGAAGTCGAAGACAACGTGCTACCCCACATCATCACCGGACGGATCCGGCCGGTGCTCGACCAGTGCCATCCCTTCACCGAACTACCCACCGCCATCGCCAGATTCGGCGCCGCCGAGCGCGTGGGCAAGGTGGTTGTCACGGTGGGTCCGGTATCTGCAGATCCGATGCAGCACAACGGAACTATCTCTTTGCATGATGACGAGGGCGGATCCAGGATGAATCTCAGATCCTGCGACCAACGAACACCGAACCCGAGGCAGCCCAATGAATCCCACCCTGACGCCGGTTGACATGCGCGAGTTCGTCCGCGCCATCAGCTGCGCCGCCACCCCGGTCACCATCGTCACCACCCAGGTCGGCGACACCCCGTGGGGGCAGACGGTCTCCGCGGTCAGCCGGGTCTCCGACGAGCCCGCCATGCTGGGGGTCTGTATCAACCGCCGCAGCCCCCTCAACGCCGCCATCACCACAGCCGGGAGCTTCAACGTCTCGCTGCTGGGACCTGAACACGGTAGTGCTGCAGACAGTTTCGCCGGACGCCAACACCTCGGCCGGCCGGCCTTCACCTTCCTTGACCACGAGTGGCGCGCGGGTACCAACGGTCTGCCGATCTTCGGCGCCGGCGTCGCCGCCTTCGAATGTGACGTGCACACCGTCGTCGACGCCGGTTCCCATCAGCTCTACCTCGGCGCCGTGCGGCACGTCGCACACACCGACGCCGAACCCCTGCTGCACCTGCGCGGCAACTACCGCACCCTGGCCGCCCACGCGGCCGACACCAGATCGAAAGGACGCCCCGCATGATCCGCACCGGAGAGCAGTACAAGGAGGCCATCAACACCGGCCGCGAGATCTACATCGACGGCGAGCAGGTCCACGATGTCACCAAGCACCCGATGTTCGCCCCGATCGTCGACATCCGGGCCCGGATCTACGACCTCGCGCACGAGGCGGCCACCCAGGACGTCATGACCTACGTCGACGACACCGGTGAGCGCAACGCGGTGGCCAACAAACTGCCGCTGACCCAACAGGACTGGCACGACAAGCGCGCAGCGGTGGACGTCGTGCTCGACGAGGTGCGCGGCGTGGTCACCCGGGTGGGCGACGAGACGGTGGGCGAGATGTGGGCGCTCTACGACGGCCAGGACGTGCTCAACGAGGTGGACCCCCGGTTCGCCGAGAACATCCGCCGCCATGTGCACAAGGCCGCCACCGGCGACCCGTTCCACATCTCCGCCAACACCGACCCCAAAGGTGACCGGTCCAAGCGTCCCCAGGACCAGGACCCCGACATGCTGCTGCACGTGGTCAAGGAGACCGACGACGGCATCATCGTGCGCGGCGCCAAGTACGAAACCGCCGCCCCCTACGCCACCCAGGCCTACACCAAACCCACCATCGCCAACTGGGGTGACGCCAAGCTCTCCGACTACGCCGTCGGATTCATCGCCGACCTCAACGCCCCCAACCTGAAGTTCATCTGCCGCACCGGTTTTGCCGGCCGGCGCGACGCGGCGGACTATCCGCTGTCCAACCGCGTCGACGAGGTCGAGTCGCTGGTGATTTTCGACAACGTGCTGATCCCGTGGGACGACATCCTGTTCTACCGCCACACCCGCGCGGCCACTTTTGTGCGCAGCTGCCTGCACCGCTACAGCGCACTGCCGTATGTGCACCGCTCGATCCGGTTCGCCGACCTGATGATCGGCGCCGCACTGTTCAACGTCCGACAGACCGGGCTGGACCAGAACCCGGCTGTGCAGGAGAAGCTGGCGGCGCTGGCCTGCTACCGGGAGGGCATCGAGGCGCACCTGACCGCGGCGATCGCCACCGCCGAAACCAGCCCGGGCGGGCTGCTGATGCCCAACCAGTCACTGCTGTACGCCGGGCGGGTGTGGGCCCAGACCCAGCTGCCCCAGATGATGCACACCGCCCGCGAACTGTGCGGCGGGCAGATCTGCATCACCCCGGACTCCGCCACCTTCGGCATCCCCGGCGCGGCGCCGTGGCTGGAGAAGTTCTACTCCATCAACGACGACTGGCAGGCCGACGACCGGCGCAAACTGCTGGCCTTCGCCCGCGACCTGCTCAACAGCGACTACGCCGGACACCGGCTGACGTTCCAGTTGTTCGCCCAGGCACCACCTTTCGCGCACTACCAGGCGGTGTACCGCAACTTCGACTTCGACGGGCCGCTGGCGCTGGTGAAGTCCGCCGCAGAGCTCTCGGACCGGGTGAACGGGACCGAGCCCGCGTGAGCCACCGCCGTATCCGTCCGTTCAACACCAGGGACACCTACCCCGAGCAGAACCTCGACAACGACCTGTGCCAGGCCGTCGTCGCCGGTGACACCATCTACTTGCGGGGGCAGATCGGTCAGGACCTCGATACCTCCGCCAGCGTCGGGGTCGGGGACGTCACCGCCCAGGCCGAGCAGGCCATGGCCAACATCGCCACCCTGCTCGCCGAAGCCGGCTCCGGACTCGAGGACATCGTGAAAGTCACCGTGTACCTGGTGGATCCGCGTTACCGCGAGAGCGTCTACCGGGTGATGGGGCGATGGCTCAAAGGTGTGTACCCCGTTTCCACCGGCCTGGTGGTCAGCGCGTTGGCCCGCCCCGAATGGCTCGTCGAGATCGACGCGATCGCGGTGCGGCAGGTGGCCTCATGACCTTCTCGATGGCAGCGCTGGACCGGGACACCGGTGCGCTGGGCATGACCATCGCCTCCTCGTCTCCCGCGGTGGCCAGCCGATGCCTGGGCATCCGCCCCGGTCTCGGCGCCGCGGCCACCCAGAACGTCACCGACCCGCGCCTGTCCGGGCTGCTGCTGGATCGCCTGGCCGCCGGTGACGACGCCCGGACCGCACTGGATGCCGTGGTCGACGGCCACCACCTGCGTGACTACCGGCAGCTGACAGTGCTGGACCGCGCCGGGCGGACCGCGGCCTTCAGCGGCGCCGGTGCGCTGGGCACCCATCACCACGTGGCCGGCGACGGGGTGGTGGCCGCGGGCAACATGCTGGCTGGTCCGGCCACCATCACCGAGCTGATCCGCGGCTACGAGAGCTCCGGTGCCGCTGAATTCGAGGCGCGACTGCTGGCGGGTCTGAACGCGGCCCTGACCGCGGGTGGCGAGGAGGGGCCGGTCTACTCGGCCGGCCTGCTGGTCTACCGCGAGGTCGCCTGGCCGGAAACCACCCTGCGGGTGGACTACTCCGAGGACCCCTACGCGGCGCTCGCGCAGCTGTGGACGGTGTGGGCACCCCAGCGCGACGACTACGTCCGGCGCGCCCTGGATCCGTCGGCGGCACCGAGCTTCGGGGTGCCCGGTGATCTCTGAGGCCAAGGCGGCGGCGCGGCGGCACCTGGGACAGAACTGGGACCTGGTCCGCGGTATCAGCACGCAGTTGCACGCCGATCCGGAGCTGGCCTGGAACGAGGTCAGAGCTCATCGTCTGCTGACCACGGTGCTGGCCGAACGCGGTTTCAGCGTTGACAATCGGGCCGGTGGACTGGACACCGCGTTCCACGCCACCGCCGGCACCGGACCGGTACACGTCGCCTTCGTCGCCGAATACGACGCGCTGCCGGGCCTGGGCCACGCCTGTGGACACAACCTGATCGCGGCGTCGGCCATCGGCGCCGCGCTGAGCACCCGCGCCGCCGACCTCGACGACACGTTGACCGTGCACGTCCTCGGCACACCCGCCGAGGAGGGCGGCGGAGGCAAGATCCTGATGCTGGAGGCCGGCCAGTTCGACGGGCTCGACGCCGCGTTGATGATGCATCCCGGGCCGGTCGACGCGCCACGGGCGGTGCCCATGGCGGTGGCGCACTGGCGCGTCACCTACCGCGGCGTCAGCGCCCACGCCGGGGCCTACCCGCATCTGGGGGTCAACGCCGCGGACGCCTTCACCGTCGCCCAGGTGGCCATCGGACTACTGCGCCAGCAGCTGCCGTCGACCGTGCGTGTGCACGGGGTGGTCACCTCGGCGGGCTCGGCGCCCAACGCCATCCCGGACATGGCGTCGGGACGCTGGTATGTGCGGGCCGAGACGCTGGCGCAGCTCACCGGCATCGAAGCCCGCATCCGAGCCTGTTTCCAGGCCGGAGCCACCGCCAGCGGCTGCGACCTGGAGATCGAACTGGAATCCCCGCCTTACTCGGAATTCCGCACCGACGACGAGATCCTGGACGACTTCGTCACCAATGCGGCGCTGCTGGGCCGCGACATGACCGCCGCGCCGCCGTCCGGTGCTGCGGCCATGGCGTCGGCGTCCACCGACATGGGCAATGTGTCGCAACTGGTCCGGGCCATCCACCCCTACCTGGGCATCGGCTCCCTGCCCGCGGTCAACCACCAACGCGAGTTCGCCGACGCCGCGGTGGGCGACGGCGCCGAGGCGGCCCTGCGCGACGGCGCGACCGCGCTGGCCTGGACGGCACTGGACCTGGCAGCGCGCTAAACTGACAGGCGCATCGCCCTCGCGCGGGAGAGCTCTGTGGCCGCCAGTCACAGGCGCCGAAGGAGCAACACCTCTCCGTCAACCTCTCAGGCCCCAGGACCGCGACAGGCCACGATGCCTCTGGAAAGCGGTGCATGCACCCGCCCATGGGGAAAGGCCCGGACCGGGCCGAATCTCTCAGGCAACCCGTTGCGGGTCGACGACAGAGGGGGAGGACGCACCGGCTCGTCCTGCCTAGGAGTACACCATGGTCCTCTACTCGTCTGGAATCGGCGAACGTGTGCCGCTATTCGCCGACCGGCACATCGGCCCCGGTTCCGCCGACATCGACACCATGCTCGGGGTCATCGGGGTGCAGTCCCTCGACGAGCTCGCCGCCAAGGCCCTGCCCGCGGGCATCCTCGACGCGCTGAACTCCGACGGGCTGGCACCCGGGCTCGACGTGTTGCCGCCCGCGGTCTCCGAACACCAGGCGCTGGCCCAACTGCGTGCCATGGCGGACAGCAACACCGTCGCCGTCTCGATGATCGGGCAGGGTTACTACGACACCCTGACCCCGCCGGTGCTGCTGCGCAACATCATGGAGAACCCCGCCTGGTACACCGCCTACACGCCGTATCAGCCCGAGATCAGCCAGGGCCGGCTCGAGGCGCTGCTGAACTTCCAGACCATGGTGGCCGACCTGACCGGCCTCGACATCGCCAACGC
Coding sequences within:
- a CDS encoding alpha/beta fold hydrolase, with the protein product MSTPDPTPAYLPTPVGRMHVVVADPGAGPWLVLLHQTPRSWDEFADVLPHLDDYRVVIPDLPGYGNSPALPENTIEAAAGAVAAVMDQLGAGRAHVVGHHFGGLVAYHLAASAPRRVQSLVLSSTPFIDAAERERRRDAPPFNAVTARSDGGHLAQLWQRRCDYLAQLDPAVLGRYVRDVLAHPDPDRGHAAVAAYHSEAGVGRYAGPVLCLASARDPRAFGRRHAILAAFPGAREHVLDAGDISSPETCPVEFAQAILDFHAELALR
- a CDS encoding zinc-binding dehydrogenase; this translates as MNAAQMRAAVLRERGTGPELALEQIPVPVPGPGEVLVEVAAFSLNNAEILQTRGAMPAPPGGVPGLECAGTVVQVGTEVTRWHHGDRVAALTRAGSYAEYVVVPAGACIAVPDDLDPVVAAAIPEAAATAWWNLVHRGRAAPGDRVLVHGAAGGVGTIAVQLAAALGAQVVGTARGPVKAALCAELGCAHVLDHTGADLFAELRELVPDGVDIVLDNQGASTLEDNLAVLAPGGRLVVIGVAGGTSAVLDLGVLMARGVEISSSSLGRLDDEMRAALCREVEDNVLPHIITGRIRPVLDQCHPFTELPTAIARFGAAERVGKVVVTVGPVSADPMQHNGTISLHDDEGGSRMNLRSCDQRTPNPRQPNESHPDAG
- a CDS encoding flavin reductase family protein, encoding MNPTLTPVDMREFVRAISCAATPVTIVTTQVGDTPWGQTVSAVSRVSDEPAMLGVCINRRSPLNAAITTAGSFNVSLLGPEHGSAADSFAGRQHLGRPAFTFLDHEWRAGTNGLPIFGAGVAAFECDVHTVVDAGSHQLYLGAVRHVAHTDAEPLLHLRGNYRTLAAHAADTRSKGRPA
- a CDS encoding 4-hydroxyphenylacetate 3-hydroxylase family protein, whose amino-acid sequence is MIRTGEQYKEAINTGREIYIDGEQVHDVTKHPMFAPIVDIRARIYDLAHEAATQDVMTYVDDTGERNAVANKLPLTQQDWHDKRAAVDVVLDEVRGVVTRVGDETVGEMWALYDGQDVLNEVDPRFAENIRRHVHKAATGDPFHISANTDPKGDRSKRPQDQDPDMLLHVVKETDDGIIVRGAKYETAAPYATQAYTKPTIANWGDAKLSDYAVGFIADLNAPNLKFICRTGFAGRRDAADYPLSNRVDEVESLVIFDNVLIPWDDILFYRHTRAATFVRSCLHRYSALPYVHRSIRFADLMIGAALFNVRQTGLDQNPAVQEKLAALACYREGIEAHLTAAIATAETSPGGLLMPNQSLLYAGRVWAQTQLPQMMHTARELCGGQICITPDSATFGIPGAAPWLEKFYSINDDWQADDRRKLLAFARDLLNSDYAGHRLTFQLFAQAPPFAHYQAVYRNFDFDGPLALVKSAAELSDRVNGTEPA
- a CDS encoding RidA family protein; protein product: MSHRRIRPFNTRDTYPEQNLDNDLCQAVVAGDTIYLRGQIGQDLDTSASVGVGDVTAQAEQAMANIATLLAEAGSGLEDIVKVTVYLVDPRYRESVYRVMGRWLKGVYPVSTGLVVSALARPEWLVEIDAIAVRQVAS
- a CDS encoding DUF1028 domain-containing protein; its protein translation is MTFSMAALDRDTGALGMTIASSSPAVASRCLGIRPGLGAAATQNVTDPRLSGLLLDRLAAGDDARTALDAVVDGHHLRDYRQLTVLDRAGRTAAFSGAGALGTHHHVAGDGVVAAGNMLAGPATITELIRGYESSGAAEFEARLLAGLNAALTAGGEEGPVYSAGLLVYREVAWPETTLRVDYSEDPYAALAQLWTVWAPQRDDYVRRALDPSAAPSFGVPGDL
- a CDS encoding M20 family metallopeptidase; the protein is MSEAKAAARRHLGQNWDLVRGISTQLHADPELAWNEVRAHRLLTTVLAERGFSVDNRAGGLDTAFHATAGTGPVHVAFVAEYDALPGLGHACGHNLIAASAIGAALSTRAADLDDTLTVHVLGTPAEEGGGGKILMLEAGQFDGLDAALMMHPGPVDAPRAVPMAVAHWRVTYRGVSAHAGAYPHLGVNAADAFTVAQVAIGLLRQQLPSTVRVHGVVTSAGSAPNAIPDMASGRWYVRAETLAQLTGIEARIRACFQAGATASGCDLEIELESPPYSEFRTDDEILDDFVTNAALLGRDMTAAPPSGAAAMASASTDMGNVSQLVRAIHPYLGIGSLPAVNHQREFADAAVGDGAEAALRDGATALAWTALDLAAR